The genomic region agttccaacaaaggcagggcaacactctccaaagcctgggacagtttcatgacacccctacagcaccctcaccctgatgagcggcctagtgtcacaaggagggaaatattttggaagatggtgaaggagtacatagcagaccgtatcagcgtcctcaatgatccctcagtgccttacaactactgggtgtccaagctggacacgtggcacaaactacgccttggaggtgctggcctaccctgccaccagcattttgtctgagcgggtatttagtgcttctggtggcataataactgataagcgcatccgtctgtcaactgaaaatgctgacaggttgactcttataaaaataaataaggccTGGATtaaccatgacttctcaactccaccagaggaaagctgctgaacataaaggcactttacatgtgttgtttataatgtactgaatacactgtattcccatgcacccgttccaccacaaacaagggtacatggttgaatattccttttcttattctcctcctcctcttccatcatatcaacatgcttattcgtcacatataatggcctcgcatatatgccctttgcatataatgttttacagggtcagctcacctgaaggccctcgcatataatgttttacagggtcagctcacctgaaggccctcgcatataatgttttacagggtcagctcaccagcaggcccgcacctaaaatcttttacagggtcagctcacctgcaggcccgcacctaaaatcttttacagggtcagctcacttgcaggcctcACCTAAtcatacctaataggtaatttgcgcgcatgctgccttgcttggatgtggtagccgtagctgtttctcaggctctctCTCCGGAAGCGAACCATGATTCCCGATcagcctgccgtacatgtacggtgcttgtccttaagtcacgtccaccagtgccgtacatgtacggcgagggtccttaaggggttaaaggggttatcccatgattaattaaaaacaatgaaaatcatacatcatATAGAACAAGGCTAGAAGCAGCCCTGTACTTGACAtgtatccagagatctctccatctATAGCTCCAATGGCTTTGCTAaacttatttcaagctggcagctgaggatgtgtcctttcttctgcagctctctctctatcacagctcaggaggagcgTCCTTTCTGCTGGTATAGCTCTTAACAGTATGTTAGAATCCTGATGTATATTTCTAATTTACCACTAGTGGCCGCTGTTTCACTCACTCTGAACTATTGTGTCGCACTTCCAGCCTTCACCACTAGAGGCTGCTGTGTTTGTCCTAGGATTTGCCCTTAACAAAGATGGCTGATGTGTGATGATTGGAAGACACCTTGTTTCCTGTTTGGGCCTACTTATACCCATGAGGCAATTCAATCATTGCTAGAGTATTGTGACTTTttccagtctcctgctcctcaaaaCTGTCTGTTTCTACTCTTTGCTGAATTATCACCTCGTGATCTACACTTCAAGCTGCACTACAGACTACAACTCTACAGTTCACAACTGCGTCTGGCTTATTCCATCTGGCCACCGGATTCCAGCTGTGTCTACCAGTATCGTAACATAGTAGATACGgcgggtggcagttgaaggatggaactgagcatgtgcgtccacctctgcaaggtggacagagaaataaaaaaaacaggacaaacagcagatggtgctatgtagatacattttattgagtaacTCCTTGGCTAaagtaaatgtttaattacatacaattacaaaagtatttaggtACAGGTGCCagtttgaaaaatgtacaatatcattcatgggacaaccctttatcTTAtagttgcccttttttttttaaaagtttataCATCCTACAACAAGGTTTCTCACTTACTTGTTCGCTCAGGATTACAAGAAATCGCTGCACACATTTTCAGAAACCCTTGCTTAATGTTGGGGTCACCTGATGCCACAAACGCGTCAGCGCCGATTTTACATCTTTATTTTTCAGGCTGTAGATCAATGGGTTAAGCAAGGGAACAGCAGCTGTGTTAAACAGAGAGAAAAGCTTGCTAGATTCTAAATTGTCCATTGACCCTGGTCTCATGTACTGACAGATAAGAGTCACGTAGAGGAGTATGACCACTGTAAGGTGCGAAGAACACGTGTAGAAAGCTTTTTGTTTTCCAGAACTTGAACGAATTTTGAGGATGGCAGCGATAATGAAAATGTATGGGATGAACGTGAACAGAAAGGGGAAGATGGAGAGGAAGAGTCCACAGACAAAAATCAAGAGGTTGGTCAATGAGGTGTCACTGCATGTAAGCTTCATTATGGGGACTATGTCACAAAAGAAATGGTTAATTATGTTCGATTTATAACAAGAAAATctgtaaattaaaataaaaagaggagTCGATTCTATAAAGCCAAATAGCCAACAGGTACAGGCCAAAGCTGCACACAGGCCGGGGCCCATGACTGAGGAGTAATGCAACGGGTTACAGACAGCGACATAGCGATCATAACTCATGGCCGTCAACATCATCAACTCGTTACCCACCAGAGCTATAAAGATGAACATCTGAGATATACACACATGTGAGGAAACTGCTTTATCCCCCGATAAAAAGCTACTAAGGGTCTTATGAAGAGTGACCGTGCTGGAGGATATGTCCAAGATGGACAGGTTACACAAGAAGAAGTACATGGGAGTATGGAGATGAGGGTCCAGGCAGACCACTATAAATATGGTCAGATTACCACCAAGAATGATAACGTAAATCAGAAGAACCAGAAGAAAGGTGAGAGTTTGGAGAATTGGAATATCGGAGATTCCCTTAATAATGAAGAAGGTCACTGCTGTCCCATTCATTTACGCAAGCCTCCTGTGAAAATTGAAGGGAAAAAGtttattaaagtggttttctggaattttgatattgatgacctatcctcagaataggataCTAAGCAGAGTAGACGGCAGCATGTCCTTCAAGGTTTCTTTATTCAAATTGGGTCCATTAAAATGTACAGAAAGTGCCAAAGATGGTGCAACGTTTCCTGAGGATAgagtcgaaacgttgcaccaTCTTTGCCACTTTCTGTAAAATTTTTTTGGACCCAATTTGAATAAAGAAGCCTTGAAGGACATGCTGCCGTCTACTCTGCCTGGTATCCTATATGGAGCGACCAGAGGATCTATGGTTGCCGATAGGCTGAGGCATTCCTAAAGGAGTCTAGAAGGGACATTGGTGCTGATTTTATACATAACTttttctatcctcaggataggccatccatatcagatcggcgggagtccgacacctggcacccccgctaatcagctggTTCAAGAGAAGGCTGTGTGCTGCCTTCGCttaattgtttacctgcttgccgttgACATTGCAGCGGTGAGCCGTGTAATTAAAAGCCGCCCCAAGTAATACACTACATATAGAAATCTATGTGCACGTACTGTACCGACATTTTttcctacagaaaaaaaaaacagggggaAAAAACAACATGAATGACTAAATATCCAGTTTTGCCATGAAATTGACTGTGGCTTTCACCCTTTcctttgcaaagggtgaaattaaagcatattctacatttttcaaaccagcacctggatctgaataattttgtaattgcatgtcattaaaaatttagtatagccagtgagctattcaatataaCGTATCTGTacagctgtttgttcttttccttattttttgtcaaaCATGGTCAGTTTAAATCTGTAACTGTCACCAGCcagatcttctgttagaagctgtgacaattacagggagagagctgcagcagaaaggacacgccccctttgtcgcagcagaaaggacacaccccctgagctgccagctgaaggtaatctagcagagcaactggagcagtgaatgaggagatctctggatccatgtgaggtacaggaccggatctagctttgttaggaagagatTGTCAAGTACTATATGATGCCTGAGTTCATTCTTTTACATCAGTactggcataacccctttaaatattattattattattattcagcatgaaaaactagttaatttactttctgttacaccCTCTGGTGTTTAATTTGTATAGCAATAtgcatgtccacctactgaggtggtcgcacatgcttaaTTTCATCCTTTAATTGCCACCAGCCCTATCTACTGTTAGCAGCTGTGACAGTAAcagagggctgcagcagaaaggacacacccattgATAAAAGGCACAAccccagaaaggacacaccccttgatAAAAAGCACAACcccagaaaggacaagccccgtgagctgccagcctgtaataaatctagcagagaaatgatTGGGGAGATCTCCAGacccatatgaggtacagggctggctctagctttgttagaaagagactgccatgtactatatagtgatgagcggcataggcaatattagttttcacgatattttgcgaatttttcgcataatattcacaataaattagtgaattctagaattcgggATCTCCATTATTttcacgattgcgcaaatcagcactaatgatttgcatattttttgcgcaatacacgCACCTTCACATTTaacaggtctgagtagatattactgattggtgcactaagtatcgttgtgacatcacagcactatgtctgtagcatgtatgtatggacagcagagaaacagtaattcctatcacactacctaacaccctgcactggatcagctacactatatcagactATAACCtatactgactatctcccactaactatctgtattatatatatgagctatctaactaactaactaactatctaatgtaattggataaggaataggatccagatgaaagcacagagcacagcaaaaaaaaaactgctgaaagtagctgctggggaggttcttatatagtagggggtaggcaactttcctattggtggctagggatgttgctaagctcagacaaagacattgcaactttctcattggcccacaagcaagaagggaggttactgatgggaaaaaaatctagaatattcgcgattacgaatatatagctctatattctacatcatcgcgaattctcgaagtgccgatattcgcgattagaatatttgcaatcaacactagcactatatgatgtctgattttcatcaatcatggcagaacccctttaatggacatCGGTCATTCATATTTTTGATGGAGTTGCAcacactgttactttgggggaaatttatcatgaatTGAACTTTAGAATTCTGTCTTCAAAAAGTTGTAAAATCAGGCTTTTGTGACCTTTTGAAGTCACTTGAGCAAAATATTTGagacttttttttgcatttttacagcaCTCACTCCAATTTTGAACAGTGTGTGTGGTTAGCTATataaatgagtttcactccagatttatgactgggacttttttttttttttaagttacaaaAATGGTTCCAAAGTCACTCCAGTGGGGGAGGAGTAAAGAAAACTGGAGTaccatttctagacaaaagtgttaggtttattCAGTTCTACTTGATAGGAATCTAGGGCATTCTCAAAGTTACTCCTTGAGATGCACATAACAGAAATTGTCAGATGGGATCATTTCTTTTTATATAACGGACAgagtgggtaaaaaaataaagacaCCAACATCTTGTCTCTGCCGTTCCGACGTTTCCCAGGTTCCCATGGATGTCTGCAAGAAATGGCTGGAGATGGCTGGTCAACCATGGTGGGCTAACTCTGGTGGCCAGTGATTTGCTGAGCAGGGATCTTCTATGTGTGTCCACCCATGACCAGAAATGGAGACCAAAAGGGAACCAGCAAGCATCAGAATGGCAATGGTGGGAGATTAGCGAGTTGAGTAATCTCACCTCACCGTTCCTCCATTCTGCCGCTTATATAAAAAAGAATGTTATCCCGCCTGACAACTGTTACATGAAAGTAGGAAAGCCTTTTCACCCGTCTCATGTCTTCACCACACGTCTTTTTTAATATGTTCTTATTGTAGTTTCTTCAAATGAGCGCATATGATCTAAACAAAATAATGAACAGAACTGATTTTGAACGAACATGTGCTAAGAAACTGGATTTCTCTTAACTTTATGCAAATTTGTTGTATCCCTCAGGTAAGTTGTCTTATATGACACTGTGGATGGGGGTTTTAGATGAGAAGTCTCTTTGAGATTGCCAGGATATGGTTGAGACTATTGCTAAATTATCAATGTGTCCTTATCCGAGGCCAGTATAAAGTTCTTATGCGCTGGTTTTTGATTCTTCAGAGAGTCTTTCATGTGCACCCTGGTGTTCCAGGGCTGTGGTTTAGAGGTTGCAGTCAAGGGGGATCTTTCCTCCATATTTGGTGATAGTGTCTGAAACTCACTCAATTTGGATCAGAGTTTACGGTCTTTATCCGTACCATTTTAAAAGTTAATCTGCGGAAATCTCCATATGAGGCTGTCTTCGTGTGCTGAATTGTAGATtttcgattcgcataaaacttggttccaatactgtacggagcaggagctccgtacagtattagaatgtattggctccgatgaggcgAAGTTATTGCCTTGCGCAGtcttgcgtaataacttcataaattactgtaaaaaaaaaaaacatttactgaactcgggttcggttccaagttcccagtttgggaaatgttttttttaccgtacaaataaatttataaaattattacacgaagtctcgcgagactgcgcaaagcaataactttggctcatcggagccaatacattgtaatactcctgctccatacagtattggaacaaagttttacgcaaatcgacttcggactgagcaaagttttgaaaagatTCGGCAACTTTGCGGAAGTtaaccaagaaatttgattagttatgaATTAGTCACAAATGGCTATAAattaggtatacccaggccactctgcctagggtacagccacacagagCGGCCGTGCTGCGGGTGGGTTGCGGCCAAGCTGCGTTAAAGAACCGTGtggccaattagcccgcagctgcctttttatttaataatgaagaccacactgtatagtcggtcttcattattaatggcCGTGCAGCACCTTTAAAGATGGGCTGTTGCTGTTatagggtttggctggttaggtgaggGGACAGTATGTatattgcctgcaatctcctgcggGTTGAcaataaacacagaatattaacccCTTGACGACCCTTGACGTACTAGTACATCATGGCCGCCAGCACCTTCACAACCTTTGACGTGCTAGTAAGTCTAGATGATCGGGCGAGCACTAGAGAGGTGCACTTGCACCGCTATAACCAGTGATgctggcagattaaccccttgtatgcagtGTTGAAAGCTGACCGCAGCATACAGGGGGTTTGCGGCTCCCTCCCGGTGACCCGCAGGATGGAAAGGCAGCCCgagccttccataggcatcggggcttgccttccATGGGAGCCTATTAGATCCAGCCTTACTAGGCTGGGTCTTCTAGGTGTCTCTTAGCGTAATGCTGACAGTCAGTGCATTACAATAtacaatgtattgtaatgcattgcacagAGGGTCAgaaccccagaagttgaagtcccacagtgggacaaaaaaaacaacaaccgtttttcataataaaaaaaaaaaatttcaagtaAGAGTATTGTTGCGTCcctaacgaccggctctataaaaatatcacatattcCACCcagtcaggtgaatgctgtaaaaaaataaaaaaatgcgattttttttttgtcaccttacatcacaaaaagtgtaataccaagcgatcaaaaatgtgtacgtaccccaaaatagtaccaatcaaatcgtcacctcatcccaaaAAGAATCAGCtcttacataagacaatcgcccaaaaaacaaaacaataatggctttcagaaaatggagacccaaaaaatgcttttattgtgtacaactgaagttgacatattaggtgatccgcatccataatgacctgctctataaaaatatcacataatctaccccCTAAgatgaatgtcgtaaataaaataaataaaactgtaccAAAACAACCAATTGTTTGGTCAACTTGTCACAGAGTGCAATattgaatgttaaaaaaaaaaatcatatgtgcccagaaatggtaccaataaaaacgtcaaactcttcctgcaaaaaaatgagcctctacacaagataattggcagaaaaaaaaaagttatggctttcagaaaactgagacaaaaaaacaaaaataaaacctgtgacagaacagccattttttggttaccttacttcacaaaaagcataatatagagcaataaaaaatcaaaactgtcaccttatgccatagtttccaaaataaggcaatttttggaagtttctactgtatgatgcatcagggaggcttcaaatgtgacatggtgcctaaaaaccagcaaaatctgccctcgaaaatgtgccctgccgtgtgcccatacagcagtttaccaccacatgtggggtgtttctgtaaactgcagaatcagggtaatagatattgagttttgtttgtctgttaacccttgatgtgttacagcaaaaatgaataaaaatggaaaatctgccaccaaaagtgacattttgaagtgtcatctccattttcctataatttttgtgaaacaaagtttgtaaaatcagttttgaataatttgagggtgtagtttctaaaatggtgtcatttatgggtggtttctgatatgtaagccccacaaagtgacttcataactgaactggtccttaaaaagtgggtttgggaaattttcttaaaaatattaagaattgcttctaaaattctaagccttctaatgtcccaaaaaaatttaagttaaattaacaaaatgatgccaacataaagtagacatatgggaaaagtaataactatgttatgaggtatcactatctgccttaaaagaaaagaaattcaaattttgaaacttccaaaatttttcccaattttgtagtaaattttgattttttttatacataaaaggTGAAATGTATCTACCCAAATTTACAaatgtcgtgaagtacaatgtgtcatgagaaaacaatctcagaatggcttggataagtaaaagtgttccaaaaagTGACGCATGTAAGATTTTCAATAAATGACCtggcccttaaggtgaaaaatggctgtgtcctcAAGGAGTTAATCAGCTGTGGCATACCCAGTTTTTCTAACCCAagcactctcctgccctacagatgggagcccttcttctgccatctgcttttccttctTTTCCACATGATCTAATATCGatgggaatatgtcatcaggaacatccagctcctcctctctctgcgtcttgctgacttttctaggctATGGAGACTTTGAAGAATAATTTGGaaggccagcaaaagatgaggatggtcatcattaagacctgtgcagcctggatggtattggttggcaccctGGCAGTGGataaggcttccatcttattggtattgaattacatttcttagtttatggctgatgtaggaataagtaaatgtatgaataaataaataaaatgcagaataagtctccctgcactatccctctccaatattcttgtATTAATAGTTTTCAGCAACACTTGTCCCtatgagcgcttgccacgtcgCTCCCTTTGTTTAGCTCAGCTTAggaatgagggttttatagggctatcTGCTAATTGGCTGGCTGcccagcattatgggtgatctcatgtTCCCAGGCTTACTTTGTAACACTTGCAGCTGCCACTTTAGGAAGAACCGATGCATttccacgaagcacaaggaaattctgatttgttacacatcaaagttttcctaaactttggactgaaTTCCGCTTCAAATGTTTTGTTCAACGCTACTTATAttatctgtgacatcactgggtaaaATAACGCTTCATAGGGAATCATTATTCATGTgctgtgaattaaaaaaaaattcttcattGTTTTATTGATCAAAAATGGGTCAACcttttttataatgtttttattgaaattttGTAGAAGAACAAAAAACACAACATGTGAAGAACATAGTTGAACCCATAAGTCCATATTACCAGAAGTGGCTACAGAGTCCTTGACTCTCAGGGCTTTGGTGTTCCTGCTGTGATGGTCCAGCCTTGTCACCCCAAGAATAGCAATTTGTTGCATATTATTATTCAGTCAGCATATGATCCAACCGCATGGGGTGATTGCGCATACCTGGTAGAGAtgcattaggctcctttcacatctgcGGGTTtgtattccggttttgagatcctctgcaggagcgaaacgcttcagttttgtaatCGTGTATTCTGAATAGAgaaaaatccattcaggatgcatcagttacGTTTGttcggttttgtgtccagtcagcAAACTGGATCTGGCACCAAAAACTATTTAAGTCAACGGtactggatccattttttgggggatcagTCACCCATTGTCTTACAAGgattttaatgccagatccgtgtatcgatttaatacaaccgcatcctaacggaacagatGCATCATGGTGCATTAAATCAAACTGAACCGTTTTGGGTTTTGAGACCATCCgccagatctcaaaactggaatacAAAACTaatgtcaaagtagccttagctggacCTAGATTATATCCAGATAGCAAAGGTGGTGGTGGTCAGGGGCGgattggaaacttaaagtggctctggtaaaaaatactaaaagtggtcccattttgtagttgggtccaaaccgATGGAAGGCAGGGcgagcaataccatattgtggcacattataccaccccaacagagccaaataccacagtgcattaaaaaatactgccagcagcacaaaatttatcccccaaaacttccactggctggccaTGAGGAGGTCCCAGCAGCCCCCTtagcatcagcccaccgggaaattaccc from Bufo gargarizans isolate SCDJY-AF-19 chromosome 9, ASM1485885v1, whole genome shotgun sequence harbors:
- the LOC122919756 gene encoding olfactory receptor 6C1-like; translation: MNGTAVTFFIIKGISDIPILQTLTFLLVLLIYVIILGGNLTIFIVVCLDPHLHTPMYFFLCNLSILDISSSTVTLHKTLSSFLSGDKAVSSHVCISQMFIFIALVGNELMMLTAMSYDRYVAVCNPLHYSSVMGPGLCAALACTCWLFGFIESTPLFILIYRFSCYKSNIINHFFCDIVPIMKLTCSDTSLTNLLIFVCGLFLSIFPFLFTFIPYIFIIAAILKIRSSSGKQKAFYTCSSHLTVVILLYVTLICQYMRPGSMDNLESSKLFSLFNTAAVPLLNPLIYSLKNKDVKSALTRLWHQVTPTLSKGF